In the genome of Burkholderia diffusa, one region contains:
- a CDS encoding helix-turn-helix transcriptional regulator, translated as MTYADDAPRVEWFSQADIAAAAAYSKEIHAIERDVFTGIQVASGKSDLASVDFSQCHARLRQIGFSTLGYGAYEMIGRRILCAHLLRDLAPATFMQPYIEGMLYESDPRFAQVRQSGFPVAWRLDEIESAAQGSGERKVLALAGHLRAHAMNSGVIFSLSAPRLDLRVAVNVTSEAHGTEWIDDRVIGGALSVSLAVHRVALPFLEARIARMRGFALGDEQQQVLERLVHGLSDQEIASALRTSLHKVGHHIRSLEKLFNVQNRAQLAYLAARRLES; from the coding sequence ATGACATACGCTGACGACGCGCCACGCGTCGAGTGGTTCTCGCAAGCCGATATTGCGGCCGCTGCCGCTTATTCGAAAGAAATTCATGCAATCGAGCGCGACGTTTTTACCGGCATTCAAGTCGCATCCGGTAAATCCGACCTCGCTTCTGTCGATTTCTCCCAATGCCATGCCCGATTGCGGCAAATCGGTTTCAGCACGCTCGGTTACGGCGCGTATGAAATGATCGGGCGGCGCATCCTGTGCGCGCATCTGCTGCGCGACCTCGCGCCCGCGACGTTCATGCAGCCGTATATCGAAGGCATGCTCTATGAGAGCGACCCGCGTTTCGCGCAGGTGCGGCAAAGCGGCTTCCCGGTCGCGTGGCGGCTCGACGAGATCGAGTCGGCCGCGCAGGGCAGCGGCGAGCGCAAGGTGCTCGCGCTGGCCGGCCATCTGCGTGCGCATGCCATGAACAGCGGCGTGATCTTCAGCCTGTCGGCACCGCGGCTCGACCTGCGCGTCGCGGTGAACGTCACGTCGGAAGCCCACGGTACCGAATGGATCGACGATCGCGTGATCGGCGGCGCGCTGTCCGTGAGCCTCGCCGTGCATCGCGTCGCGCTGCCGTTCCTCGAGGCGCGCATCGCGCGCATGCGCGGCTTCGCGCTCGGCGACGAGCAGCAGCAGGTGCTCGAGCGCCTCGTGCACGGGCTGTCCGACCAGGAGATCGCGAGCGCGTTGCGCACGTCGCTGCACAAGGTCGGCCACCATATCCGTTCGCTCGAAAAACTCTTCAACGTCCAGAATCGCGCGCAGCTCGCGTATCTCGCCGCACGCCGTCTGGAGTCCTGA
- a CDS encoding helix-turn-helix transcriptional regulator encodes MSDIAMQEEAVASTMSRPSRRTAACADASSARPVQVVWCDDVKRGDIAQPHAPKLGVADTLAHAQSTAERNRIVTSLLHLTGFSTFAYFALEFSRERVESLYLHEAFTPTTYRGDYVRHNHHDIDPRTLGARVCNMPIVWDLQQLRREHRERDDGPCVTPAALDGFLQTMQDDGMCSGIMYSMAVPGTRLHAFMSFTAPRRTREWITPSTIEQALSIGLSVHKFASPQLIATSRERAVNGLTPFEQELLLGIAEGASDKEIGRRLDTSAHNVDYHLRKLRKRFGVANRIQLTYLTSKLELI; translated from the coding sequence ATGTCCGATATTGCAATGCAAGAAGAAGCGGTCGCCTCAACTATGTCCCGTCCGTCGCGGCGGACGGCCGCCTGCGCCGACGCGTCGAGCGCGCGCCCGGTGCAGGTCGTGTGGTGTGACGACGTCAAGCGCGGCGACATCGCGCAGCCGCACGCGCCGAAGCTCGGCGTCGCCGATACGCTCGCGCACGCGCAGAGCACCGCGGAACGCAACCGGATCGTCACAAGCCTGCTGCATCTGACGGGCTTCTCGACGTTCGCATACTTCGCGCTCGAATTCTCGCGGGAGCGCGTCGAAAGTCTCTACCTGCACGAGGCGTTCACGCCGACCACCTATCGCGGCGACTACGTGCGGCACAACCATCACGACATCGATCCGCGCACGCTCGGCGCGCGCGTATGCAACATGCCGATCGTATGGGACCTGCAGCAGTTGCGCCGCGAGCATCGCGAACGCGACGACGGCCCGTGCGTGACGCCGGCGGCGCTCGATGGCTTCCTGCAGACGATGCAGGACGACGGCATGTGCAGCGGCATCATGTATTCGATGGCCGTGCCCGGCACGCGGCTGCATGCGTTCATGAGCTTCACCGCGCCGCGCCGCACGCGCGAGTGGATCACGCCATCGACGATCGAGCAGGCGCTGTCGATCGGGCTGTCGGTTCACAAGTTCGCGTCGCCGCAACTGATCGCGACGTCGCGCGAACGCGCGGTAAACGGCCTCACGCCGTTCGAACAGGAACTGTTGCTGGGCATCGCGGAAGGCGCGTCGGACAAGGAGATCGGCCGGCGCCTCGACACCAGCGCGCACAACGTCGACTACCACCTGCGCAAGCTGCGCAAGCGCTTCGGCGTCGCGAACCGGATCCAGCTCACGTACCTGACGTCGAAGCTCGAACTGATCTGA
- a CDS encoding NRAMP family divalent metal transporter, translating to MSTPSNVSPPIAVERSAVLDEAHLGDIRGALGTIAHHDTAARRTWWARLRTLLAIIGPGLIVMVGDNDAGAFGTYTQAGQNYGTTLLWTLLLLVPVLYVNQEMVLRLGAVTGVGHARLIFERFGKFWGAFSVIDLFLLNALTIVTEFIGITFVLAFFGLPKVAGVCVAAALTMAAVSTGDFRRFERFAIVLCVLSLLLVPVLVSIHPPVAQMSRDFFVPNWPAHAKLSDVMLLVIGIVGTTVAPWQLFFQQSYVIDKRITPRFMKYEKVDLWIGIAFVLIGAVAMIGFSAALFGGHPEAGGFTDAGGVIAGLEKYAGRTSATLFAVALLDACIIGAAAVSLSTAYAIGDVFKIRHSLHRGVSDAKGFYLVYFGIVAAAAALVLIPGSPLGLLTEAVQTLAGVLLPSATVFLLVLCNDRQVLGPWVNSTKLNVFTGAVIWVLVLLSIILTASVMYPDISGEAIVDVLVGGTVLAIAGYLATVLIRRNKRVVEPGVDRALRETWRMPPLDSLEPQSMTVATRVWMAVLRGYLVIAVGLVIVKVVQMTLLK from the coding sequence ATGTCCACGCCATCGAACGTCTCTCCACCGATCGCCGTCGAACGCAGCGCCGTGCTCGACGAAGCCCACCTGGGCGATATCCGCGGCGCGCTCGGCACCATCGCGCATCACGACACCGCCGCGCGCCGCACGTGGTGGGCGCGCCTGCGCACGCTGCTCGCGATCATCGGCCCCGGCCTGATCGTGATGGTCGGCGACAACGACGCCGGCGCATTCGGCACCTATACGCAGGCCGGCCAGAACTACGGCACGACGCTGCTGTGGACGCTGCTGCTGCTCGTGCCGGTGCTGTACGTGAACCAGGAAATGGTGCTGCGCCTCGGCGCGGTCACCGGCGTCGGCCATGCGCGCCTGATCTTCGAGCGCTTCGGCAAGTTCTGGGGCGCATTCAGCGTGATCGACCTGTTCCTGCTCAATGCGCTGACGATCGTCACCGAGTTCATCGGCATCACGTTCGTGCTGGCTTTCTTCGGGCTCCCGAAGGTCGCGGGCGTTTGCGTGGCGGCCGCATTGACGATGGCGGCGGTGAGTACCGGCGACTTCAGGCGCTTCGAGCGGTTCGCGATCGTGCTGTGCGTGTTGAGCCTGTTGCTCGTGCCGGTGCTCGTGTCGATCCACCCGCCGGTGGCGCAGATGTCGCGCGACTTCTTCGTGCCGAACTGGCCCGCGCACGCGAAGCTGTCCGACGTGATGCTGCTCGTGATCGGCATCGTTGGCACCACGGTCGCGCCATGGCAGCTGTTCTTCCAGCAGAGCTACGTGATCGACAAGCGCATCACGCCGCGCTTCATGAAGTACGAGAAGGTCGACCTGTGGATCGGCATCGCGTTCGTGCTGATCGGCGCGGTCGCGATGATCGGCTTCAGCGCCGCGCTGTTCGGCGGTCATCCGGAAGCGGGCGGCTTCACCGACGCGGGCGGCGTGATCGCGGGCCTCGAGAAATATGCGGGCCGTACCAGCGCGACGCTGTTCGCGGTCGCGCTGCTCGACGCGTGCATCATCGGCGCGGCGGCGGTGTCGCTGTCGACCGCGTACGCGATCGGCGACGTGTTCAAGATCCGCCATTCGCTGCATCGCGGCGTGTCCGATGCGAAGGGCTTCTATCTCGTCTACTTCGGCATCGTCGCGGCCGCTGCCGCGCTCGTGCTGATTCCGGGCAGCCCGCTCGGCCTGCTGACCGAAGCGGTGCAGACGCTTGCCGGCGTGCTGCTGCCGAGCGCGACCGTGTTCCTGCTCGTGCTTTGCAACGATCGCCAGGTGCTCGGCCCGTGGGTCAACTCGACGAAGCTCAACGTGTTCACGGGCGCGGTGATCTGGGTGCTCGTGCTGCTGTCGATCATCCTGACCGCATCGGTGATGTACCCGGACATCAGCGGTGAAGCGATCGTCGACGTGCTGGTCGGCGGCACCGTGCTCGCGATTGCCGGCTATCTCGCGACGGTGTTGATTCGCCGCAACAAGCGCGTCGTCGAACCGGGAGTCGATCGCGCGCTGCGCGAAACATGGCGCATGCCGCCGCTCGATTCTCTCGAGCCGCAGAGCATGACGGTCGCGACCCGCGTCTGGATGGCCGTGCTGCGCGGCTATCTGGTGATCGCGGTCGGTCTCGTGATCGTCAAGGTCGTGCAGATGACGCTGCTGAAGTAA
- a CDS encoding carbohydrate porin, whose protein sequence is MKNRFESALRTQRLDALAALLLSLATAPAFAQSASPATGAAVAEPAADVSDAPPAQAADAATPAPTGFWERSNLLGNMGGLRDVLGDHGVTLNLQETSEYLYNTAGGTQHGGAYQGLTQFGFNVDTEKAIGLPGGTFNVSALQIHGTNLTQRNLQTLQTATGIEANSTTRLWELWYQQAFLAGKADVRIGQQSVDQEFMVSQYAATFMNATFGWPVLPSTDLPSGGPAYPLSSLGVRLRVKPADAWTAMVGVFDGNPAGRSDGDAQVLNAHGTNFNLRSGAFVIGELQYALNAPPADPKAPQPAGLPGTYKLGFWYQSQHTNDPRFGTDGLSLANPASNGIPATHRGNYGFYAVADQMVWRPSADSPRSVGVFARVMGAPGDRNVVDFAANAGVTLKAPFKGRDDDTAGIAIGYAKIGSHARALDGDTGTYTTPGYPVRRAETVIEATYQYQVAPWWQLQADLQHFFRPGGGIPNPNAAGARIGDETVIGVRTTITF, encoded by the coding sequence ATGAAGAATCGCTTCGAATCCGCACTGCGCACACAACGCCTCGATGCGCTCGCCGCGCTGCTGCTGTCGCTCGCCACCGCGCCCGCGTTCGCGCAATCGGCATCGCCGGCCACCGGCGCCGCCGTGGCCGAACCGGCGGCCGACGTCAGCGACGCCCCCCCCGCACAGGCGGCCGATGCTGCCACGCCCGCGCCCACCGGTTTCTGGGAGCGCTCGAACCTGCTCGGCAACATGGGCGGCCTGCGCGACGTGCTCGGCGATCACGGCGTCACGCTGAACCTGCAGGAAACCAGCGAGTACCTGTACAACACGGCGGGCGGCACGCAGCACGGCGGCGCCTATCAGGGCCTCACGCAATTCGGCTTCAACGTCGATACGGAGAAAGCGATCGGGCTGCCGGGCGGCACGTTCAACGTGTCGGCGCTGCAGATCCACGGCACCAACCTCACGCAGCGCAATTTGCAGACGCTGCAGACCGCGACCGGCATCGAGGCGAATTCGACCACGCGGCTGTGGGAACTCTGGTACCAGCAGGCGTTCCTCGCCGGCAAGGCCGACGTGAGGATCGGCCAGCAAAGCGTCGACCAGGAGTTCATGGTGAGCCAGTACGCGGCGACGTTCATGAACGCGACGTTCGGCTGGCCCGTGCTGCCGTCCACCGACCTGCCGTCCGGCGGCCCCGCGTATCCGCTGTCGTCGCTCGGCGTGCGGCTGCGCGTGAAGCCGGCCGACGCGTGGACCGCGATGGTGGGCGTGTTCGACGGCAACCCGGCCGGCCGCAGCGACGGCGACGCACAGGTGCTGAACGCGCACGGCACCAACTTCAACCTGCGCAGCGGCGCGTTCGTGATCGGCGAACTCCAGTACGCGCTGAACGCGCCGCCGGCCGACCCGAAGGCGCCGCAACCGGCCGGCCTGCCGGGCACGTACAAGCTCGGCTTCTGGTATCAGTCGCAGCACACGAACGATCCGCGCTTCGGCACCGACGGGCTGTCGCTCGCGAATCCGGCCAGCAATGGAATCCCCGCCACGCATCGCGGCAACTACGGTTTCTATGCGGTCGCGGATCAGATGGTGTGGCGGCCGTCGGCGGACAGCCCGCGTTCGGTCGGCGTGTTCGCGCGCGTGATGGGCGCGCCGGGCGATCGCAACGTCGTCGATTTCGCGGCGAATGCGGGCGTGACGCTCAAGGCGCCGTTCAAGGGCCGCGACGACGATACGGCCGGCATCGCGATCGGTTACGCGAAGATCGGTTCGCATGCACGTGCGCTCGACGGCGACACCGGCACGTATACGACGCCCGGCTATCCGGTGCGCCGCGCGGAAACGGTGATCGAGGCGACCTACCAGTATCAGGTCGCACCGTGGTGGCAGCTGCAGGCCGACCTGCAGCACTTCTTCCGGCCGGGCGGCGGCATCCCGAATCCGAACGCGGCCGGCGCGCGCATCGGAGACGAAACGGTGATCGGCGTGCGCACGACGATCACGTTCTGA
- the treA gene encoding alpha,alpha-trehalase TreA: protein MTSRRAASTASHPASHPSVPAPRLRWAAILAVAYLAVAGCAAQADSANQTSMQVASQPAAPAAATLANPASGTLLPPPSQLYGDLFVAVQTAQIYPDQKTFVDATPNTDPATIVQLYQQQKSQPGFSLKAFVDQYFTPPPEGGVTPPANQTLRQHIDWLWPQLTRTTTTVPPYSSLIAMPKPYVVPGGRFREGYYWDTYFTMLGLQVSGREDLVDDMLDNFAYLIDTVGHIPNGNRTYYASRSQPPFFAYMVTLAAQAEGDKVYQKYLPALRKEHAYWMQGEATTPRGQAARNVVAMPDGAVLNRYWDASDTPRDESYLEDVTTAKAVPNRPANEVYRDLRAGAESGWDYSSRWFGDGKTLATIRTTSIVPVDLNSLMFHLETTIVKGCAVTRDIACVADFSGRAARRAAAINHYLWNRRGYYGDYDWQLRKPRDGVTAAALYPLFAGVAWPERAKATAREVRKTLLQPGGLATTTENTGQQWDAPNGWAPLQWIAIDGLRRYGEPALAKDIGTRFLADVKHVYATEGKLVEKYVVEGAGEGGGGGGEYPLQDGFGWTNGVTLKLLGLYGE from the coding sequence ATGACGTCACGCCGCGCCGCATCGACCGCATCGCATCCTGCCTCGCATCCGTCCGTTCCCGCGCCGCGTCTGCGCTGGGCCGCCATTCTCGCCGTCGCTTACCTCGCCGTCGCCGGTTGTGCGGCGCAGGCCGACAGCGCGAATCAAACTTCGATGCAGGTGGCCAGCCAGCCCGCCGCGCCCGCCGCCGCCACGCTCGCGAACCCGGCTTCCGGCACGCTGCTGCCGCCGCCGAGCCAGCTCTACGGCGACCTGTTCGTCGCGGTGCAGACGGCTCAAATCTATCCCGATCAGAAGACCTTCGTCGACGCGACGCCCAATACCGATCCTGCGACGATCGTACAGTTGTATCAGCAACAGAAGTCGCAGCCGGGTTTCTCGCTGAAGGCGTTCGTCGACCAGTACTTCACGCCGCCGCCGGAGGGCGGGGTCACGCCGCCCGCGAACCAGACGCTGCGCCAGCACATCGACTGGCTGTGGCCGCAGCTCACGCGCACCACCACGACGGTGCCGCCGTACAGCTCGCTGATCGCGATGCCGAAGCCGTACGTGGTGCCGGGCGGCCGCTTCCGCGAAGGCTACTACTGGGATACCTATTTCACGATGCTCGGGCTGCAAGTGTCGGGGCGCGAGGATCTCGTCGACGACATGCTCGACAACTTCGCGTATCTGATCGACACGGTCGGCCATATCCCGAACGGCAACCGCACGTACTACGCGAGCCGCTCGCAGCCGCCGTTCTTCGCATACATGGTCACGCTCGCCGCGCAGGCGGAAGGCGACAAGGTCTATCAGAAATACTTGCCGGCGCTGCGCAAGGAACATGCGTACTGGATGCAGGGCGAAGCCACGACGCCGCGCGGCCAAGCCGCGCGCAACGTGGTCGCGATGCCGGACGGCGCGGTGCTGAACCGCTACTGGGACGCGAGCGACACGCCGCGCGACGAGTCGTATCTCGAGGACGTGACGACCGCGAAGGCCGTACCGAATCGCCCCGCGAACGAGGTGTATCGCGACCTTCGCGCGGGCGCCGAAAGCGGTTGGGACTATAGCTCGCGCTGGTTCGGCGACGGCAAGACGCTCGCGACGATCCGCACGACGTCGATCGTGCCGGTCGACCTGAACAGCCTGATGTTCCATCTCGAGACGACGATCGTGAAGGGCTGCGCGGTCACGCGCGACATCGCGTGCGTGGCGGATTTTTCCGGACGGGCGGCGCGCCGCGCGGCGGCGATCAATCACTATCTGTGGAATCGCCGCGGTTATTACGGCGACTACGACTGGCAGTTGCGCAAGCCGCGCGACGGCGTGACGGCGGCTGCGCTGTATCCGCTGTTCGCAGGCGTCGCATGGCCCGAACGCGCGAAGGCGACCGCGCGCGAGGTGCGCAAGACGCTGTTGCAACCGGGCGGCCTTGCGACGACGACCGAGAACACCGGCCAGCAATGGGACGCGCCGAACGGCTGGGCGCCGCTGCAGTGGATCGCGATCGACGGGCTGCGCCGCTATGGCGAACCGGCGCTCGCAAAGGACATCGGCACGCGCTTCCTGGCCGACGTGAAGCATGTGTATGCAACCGAAGGCAAGCTCGTCGAGAAGTACGTGGTCGAGGGCGCCGGCGAGGGCGGCGGCGGTGGCGGCGAATATCCGCTGCAGGACGGCTTCGGCTGGACCAACGGCGTCACGCTGAAACTGCTCGGGCTGTATGGCGAGTGA
- a CDS encoding MFS transporter has protein sequence MSPVFLAPLIVACALFMESVDANIIVTALPAMARDFGHNPVTLNIAITAYVVGLGVFIPICGWLADRFSARSVFRTAIGIFVAGSLMCAASNSLGVLTFARFVQGVGGAMMVPVGRIIIFRAVPRSDLVRAMNYLAIPALFGPTLGPLVGGFITTYLHWRMIFFINVPIGIYGIYLASKHIANTHEADPGPLDWFGFLLSASGAALLLMGLTLIDGSLTSRGNALLMCVAGAAMLALYVPYARRKARPVLDLSFLRIPTYHASVVGGSLFRIGLGAVPFLLPLALQEGLGMSAFHSGLITCASALGGAVSRSTATHTLRRFGFRTVLIYNAAFAGLAIAAYGVFHPGMATWAIWTIVLVGGIFPALQFTSLNSMIYADISQADAGRATSLGSVVQQMSLGLGVTVAGLVLHVSHWLQGHSTMVWSDFWPAFVVVGLCSFASIPITRRLPPGAGDEVARGKRQ, from the coding sequence ATGTCGCCCGTCTTTCTAGCACCGCTCATCGTTGCCTGTGCGTTGTTCATGGAAAGCGTCGACGCGAACATCATCGTCACCGCACTGCCCGCGATGGCGAGGGACTTCGGGCACAATCCCGTCACACTGAACATTGCGATCACGGCCTACGTGGTCGGCCTCGGCGTATTCATCCCGATCTGCGGATGGCTTGCCGACCGGTTCAGCGCACGCTCCGTCTTTCGTACCGCGATCGGCATCTTCGTCGCCGGCTCGCTCATGTGCGCGGCCTCCAACTCGCTCGGCGTGCTGACGTTCGCGCGCTTCGTGCAGGGCGTCGGCGGCGCGATGATGGTGCCGGTGGGCCGGATCATCATCTTCCGCGCGGTGCCGCGCTCCGATCTCGTGCGCGCGATGAACTACCTCGCGATTCCCGCGCTGTTCGGGCCGACGCTCGGGCCGCTCGTCGGCGGCTTCATCACGACCTACCTGCACTGGCGGATGATCTTCTTCATCAACGTGCCGATCGGCATCTACGGGATCTACCTCGCGAGCAAGCACATCGCGAACACGCACGAAGCCGATCCCGGCCCGCTCGACTGGTTCGGCTTCCTGCTGTCCGCGAGCGGCGCCGCGCTGCTGCTGATGGGTCTCACGCTGATCGACGGCTCGCTCACGTCGCGCGGCAACGCGCTCTTGATGTGCGTGGCCGGCGCGGCGATGCTCGCGCTCTACGTGCCGTACGCGCGCCGCAAGGCGCGTCCGGTGCTCGACCTCAGTTTCCTGAGGATCCCGACCTACCACGCGAGCGTGGTCGGCGGGTCGCTGTTCCGCATCGGCCTCGGCGCGGTGCCGTTCCTGCTGCCGCTCGCGCTGCAGGAAGGCCTCGGGATGAGCGCGTTCCACTCCGGGCTGATCACCTGCGCGTCCGCACTCGGCGGCGCGGTAAGCCGCTCGACGGCCACCCATACGCTGCGCCGCTTCGGCTTTCGCACGGTGCTGATCTATAACGCCGCGTTCGCCGGGCTCGCGATCGCCGCCTACGGCGTGTTCCATCCCGGCATGGCGACCTGGGCGATCTGGACGATCGTGCTGGTCGGCGGCATCTTCCCCGCGCTGCAGTTCACCAGCCTGAATTCGATGATCTACGCCGATATTTCGCAGGCCGATGCAGGCCGTGCGACGAGCCTCGGCAGCGTCGTGCAGCAGATGTCGCTCGGGCTCGGCGTGACGGTCGCCGGCCTCGTGCTGCACGTGTCGCACTGGCTGCAGGGGCATTCGACGATGGTGTGGTCGGATTTCTGGCCCGCGTTCGTCGTGGTCGGGCTGTGTTCGTTCGCGTCGATTCCGATCACGCGGCGGCTGCCGCCCGGCGCCGGCGACGAAGTCGCGCGCGGCAAGCGGCAATGA
- a CDS encoding winged helix-turn-helix domain-containing protein codes for MLTLSPAAARALHLAAQGLLTPPRRKATKADVLDTIRRMAQLQIDTIHVVARSPYLVLFSRLGDFAPQWLDEHLAEARLFEYWSHEACFLPIEQFGLMRYKMLDPSGMGWKYAAEWHEQNRAEIERMLARIRDEGPVRSADFIREDGAKGNGWWDRKPEKKHLEVLFTTGDLMVSERRNFQRIYDVRERVLPGWDDARDLPPRDAVLPALLDYTCRALGIVRADWVADYYRLPRRSYRAELERLADAGELIPVEIAGWKEPAYVHRSLEALLPAAAADTLRSTVTTLLSPFDPVVWDRRRASTLFGFDYTIECYTPAHKRRYGYFCLPVLHRGRLIGRVDAKAHRALGTFELKTVHVEPGVRFGTGLAADVAKAVKRLAAWHGTPEVTVAHAPAELVKALSGA; via the coding sequence ATGCTTACGCTCTCGCCCGCCGCCGCCCGCGCGCTGCATCTCGCCGCGCAGGGCCTGCTGACCCCGCCCCGCCGCAAGGCCACCAAGGCCGACGTGCTCGACACGATCCGGCGGATGGCGCAGTTGCAGATCGATACCATTCATGTCGTCGCGCGCAGCCCGTATCTCGTGCTGTTCAGTCGCCTCGGCGACTTCGCCCCGCAGTGGCTCGACGAACATCTCGCCGAGGCACGCCTGTTCGAATACTGGTCGCACGAGGCGTGCTTCCTGCCGATCGAGCAATTCGGGCTGATGCGCTACAAGATGCTCGATCCGTCGGGAATGGGCTGGAAATATGCGGCCGAATGGCACGAACAGAATCGCGCGGAAATCGAACGGATGCTCGCGCGGATTCGCGACGAAGGCCCCGTGCGGTCGGCGGATTTCATTCGCGAAGACGGCGCGAAGGGCAACGGATGGTGGGACCGCAAGCCCGAGAAAAAGCACCTGGAGGTGCTGTTCACGACCGGCGACCTGATGGTGTCCGAACGTCGCAACTTTCAGCGGATCTACGACGTGCGCGAGCGCGTGCTGCCCGGCTGGGACGATGCACGCGACCTGCCGCCGCGCGACGCGGTGCTGCCGGCGCTGCTCGACTACACATGCCGCGCGCTCGGCATCGTGCGCGCGGACTGGGTGGCCGATTACTATCGGCTGCCGCGCCGTTCGTACCGCGCCGAGCTCGAGCGGCTCGCGGATGCGGGCGAGCTGATTCCGGTGGAGATCGCCGGCTGGAAGGAACCGGCCTACGTGCATCGCTCGCTCGAAGCGCTGCTGCCGGCCGCCGCGGCCGACACGCTGCGCTCGACCGTCACGACGCTGCTGTCGCCGTTCGATCCGGTGGTGTGGGACCGGCGGCGCGCGTCGACGCTATTCGGGTTCGACTACACGATCGAGTGCTATACGCCCGCGCACAAGCGGCGCTACGGCTATTTCTGCCTGCCGGTGCTGCATCGCGGCCGGCTGATCGGGCGCGTCGACGCGAAAGCGCATCGCGCGCTCGGCACGTTCGAATTGAAGACGGTGCATGTCGAGCCGGGCGTGCGGTTCGGCACGGGGCTCGCGGCCGACGTCGCGAAGGCCGTGAAACGGCTGGCGGCGTGGCATGGCACGCCGGAGGTGACGGTCGCGCATGCGCCTGCCGAACTGGTGAAGGCACTGTCCGGCGCGTGA
- a CDS encoding DUF1653 domain-containing protein — MTEQEAEQLATHRHYKGGLYRYIGVARHSETEESVVVYEHLWPHARGLWVRPEAMFNENLPDGTPRFRKLRD, encoded by the coding sequence ATGACCGAACAGGAAGCCGAACAGCTCGCCACGCATCGCCACTACAAGGGCGGCCTGTATCGCTACATCGGCGTCGCCCGCCATTCCGAAACCGAGGAATCGGTGGTGGTGTACGAGCATCTGTGGCCGCATGCGCGCGGCTTGTGGGTGAGGCCGGAAGCGATGTTCAACGAGAACCTGCCGGACGGCACGCCGCGTTTTCGCAAGCTGCGCGACTGA
- a CDS encoding GNAT family N-acetyltransferase, which yields MPAAIPATLRFSTDKRELDIDAIFDFLHRDAYWSQGIPRDVVERAIEGSLCFGAYVGDRLVGFARLVTDHATFAYLCDVFVLPAERGNGYGRALIDHVFAQPMVQGLRRIMLVTTDAHELYRPVGFGPSANPERLMEIRRPDIYAKR from the coding sequence GTGCCCGCAGCCATACCCGCCACGCTGAGATTTTCCACCGACAAGCGCGAACTCGATATCGACGCGATCTTCGATTTCCTGCATCGCGATGCGTACTGGTCGCAGGGCATTCCGCGCGACGTCGTCGAGCGTGCGATCGAAGGTTCGCTGTGCTTCGGCGCATACGTCGGCGACCGGCTCGTCGGATTCGCGCGGCTCGTGACCGACCATGCGACGTTCGCATACCTGTGCGACGTCTTCGTCTTGCCGGCCGAACGCGGCAACGGCTATGGCCGCGCGCTGATCGACCACGTCTTCGCGCAGCCGATGGTGCAGGGCCTGCGCCGCATCATGCTCGTGACGACCGATGCGCACGAACTGTACCGGCCGGTCGGCTTCGGGCCGTCCGCGAATCCCGAGCGGCTGATGGAGATTCGCCGCCCGGACATCTACGCGAAACGCTGA
- a CDS encoding HAD hydrolase-like protein, giving the protein MPYRLIAFDFDGTLADSLDCFLAALTEASRMHGFRDATPELRPALRGMSAREIIRALEVPMWKVPRVTLDMRRLMRPRIAHVKLFPGIDATFDALAARGIRIAIATSNSEDIVRDRLGPHASRCVDTFACGIPLFGKARRLRALVREAGMQPDDVLYVGDEIRDAEAARRARIAFQGVAWGYTAADALQAHCATPLLSHLDALLDRV; this is encoded by the coding sequence ATGCCCTATCGACTCATCGCGTTCGACTTCGACGGCACGCTCGCCGATTCGCTCGACTGCTTTCTCGCGGCGCTGACGGAAGCGTCACGCATGCACGGTTTTCGCGACGCGACGCCCGAACTGCGTCCGGCGCTGCGCGGCATGTCGGCGCGCGAGATCATCCGCGCGCTCGAGGTGCCGATGTGGAAAGTGCCGCGCGTGACGCTCGACATGCGCAGGCTCATGCGGCCACGCATCGCGCACGTGAAGCTGTTCCCCGGTATCGACGCGACCTTCGACGCGCTTGCCGCACGCGGCATCCGCATCGCGATCGCGACGTCGAACAGCGAGGACATCGTGCGCGACCGGCTCGGCCCGCATGCGAGCCGATGCGTCGATACGTTCGCGTGCGGCATTCCGCTGTTCGGCAAGGCACGCCGGCTGCGCGCGCTCGTGCGCGAAGCGGGCATGCAGCCCGACGACGTGCTGTATGTCGGCGACGAAATCCGCGATGCCGAAGCGGCGCGACGCGCGCGGATCGCGTTCCAGGGCGTCGCGTGGGGTTACACGGCCGCCGATGCGTTGCAGGCGCATTGCGCGACGCCGTTGCTGTCGCATCTCGACGCGTTGCTCGATCGCGTGTGA